In one window of Protaetiibacter larvae DNA:
- a CDS encoding PspC domain-containing protein, which yields MPRRTPPREPPADLDGDAAATPDAEPGGRVEAAVEAAVEAETKAEPAAQPQPAAEPEAEAQPDTDPDPAAADGTPPREESPFFGWLRRLDVPRRHGWLGGVCAGVAQRLGIDPILVRGVVVVVAVLGAPVALLYAVAWFLLPDQEGTIHAQELGHGRITRALPGIAGLFLLSFLPLAQGFWFAGSLYWGDPSWLGAILRVVWTAAVIVAVVVLVVWLARRSAATDIPTTPATTDDRPETVPSFPADAAPAEAEPADADAVPAAAALAATTPTVTNPAAAPGEPPAPPADASTEELADWKRSQDAWQKQRAAWVAEQRRSERERSQAEAHQRALAAAEAARERARIRKLTRPRASAGVVFLVLGVALVAGALAALAASGSPATTGAEWMIGAAVLVLVLGAGTLVVALARRRSGALAFFSILAVLALLAAVVLPHDRQVLLPGSGINTVQGGRFAQILGTTWMYVQDRDDEPVVVDLWQASGNINVEMAEGSTVRLEVVSTSPSRAAVGIDQARMDGDISRFAGYSVGESRRVITIGDGDPDLVLRVWLGSSAWLSIRGWGQSEVFATLDPLPDQWMQWDHDTETNLLEPTPIPSTEPGATGEGAL from the coding sequence ATGCCCCGACGCACGCCACCTCGCGAGCCCCCCGCCGACCTCGACGGCGACGCCGCCGCGACGCCCGACGCCGAGCCCGGCGGCAGGGTCGAGGCCGCGGTCGAAGCTGCGGTCGAGGCTGAGACCAAGGCCGAGCCCGCAGCCCAGCCCCAGCCCGCAGCCGAGCCCGAGGCGGAAGCCCAGCCCGACACCGATCCCGATCCGGCAGCCGCCGACGGCACGCCGCCGCGCGAGGAGTCGCCGTTCTTCGGATGGCTCCGCCGCCTCGACGTGCCCCGCCGGCACGGATGGCTCGGCGGCGTGTGCGCCGGCGTCGCCCAGCGCCTCGGCATCGACCCGATCCTGGTGCGCGGGGTGGTCGTGGTGGTCGCCGTGCTCGGCGCCCCCGTGGCGCTGCTGTACGCGGTCGCCTGGTTCCTGCTGCCCGACCAGGAGGGCACGATCCACGCCCAGGAGCTCGGGCACGGCCGCATCACCCGGGCGCTGCCCGGCATCGCGGGGCTCTTCCTGCTGTCGTTCCTGCCGCTCGCACAGGGTTTCTGGTTCGCGGGATCCCTTTACTGGGGCGACCCGAGCTGGCTCGGCGCGATCCTGCGGGTGGTGTGGACGGCCGCCGTCATCGTCGCGGTCGTGGTGCTCGTGGTGTGGCTCGCCCGGCGCTCCGCGGCGACCGACATCCCGACCACGCCCGCCACCACCGACGACCGGCCGGAGACGGTGCCGAGCTTCCCGGCGGACGCCGCACCGGCCGAAGCGGAGCCGGCGGATGCGGATGCCGTCCCCGCCGCAGCCGCCCTCGCCGCCACGACCCCGACCGTGACGAACCCGGCGGCTGCGCCCGGCGAGCCCCCCGCACCGCCCGCCGACGCCTCCACCGAGGAGCTCGCCGACTGGAAGCGCAGCCAGGATGCCTGGCAGAAGCAGCGCGCCGCGTGGGTCGCGGAGCAGCGTCGCAGCGAGCGGGAGCGCAGCCAGGCCGAGGCGCATCAGCGCGCCCTCGCCGCCGCCGAGGCCGCCCGAGAACGCGCGCGCATCCGCAAGCTGACGCGACCCCGCGCGAGCGCCGGGGTCGTGTTCCTCGTGCTGGGCGTCGCCCTGGTCGCCGGCGCGCTCGCCGCGCTCGCCGCATCCGGATCGCCCGCGACCACGGGAGCCGAGTGGATGATCGGCGCCGCCGTGCTCGTGCTCGTGCTCGGCGCGGGCACCCTCGTGGTCGCCCTGGCCCGGCGCCGCAGCGGGGCGCTCGCCTTCTTCTCGATCCTCGCGGTGCTCGCGCTCCTCGCCGCGGTGGTCTTGCCGCACGACCGTCAGGTGCTGCTGCCGGGTTCCGGCATCAACACCGTCCAGGGCGGACGTTTCGCCCAGATCCTCGGCACGACCTGGATGTATGTGCAGGATCGCGACGACGAGCCGGTGGTCGTCGACCTCTGGCAGGCGAGCGGCAACATCAACGTCGAGATGGCCGAGGGCTCGACCGTGCGCCTCGAGGTGGTCTCGACGTCGCCCTCGCGGGCGGCCGTCGGCATCGACCAGGCCCGCATGGACGGCGACATCAGCCGATTCGCCGGCTACAGCGTCGGCGAGAGCCGCCGTGTCATCACGATCGGCGACGGCGACCCCGACCTCGTGCTGCGGGTCTGGCTGGGCTCGAGCGCGTGGCTCTCGATACGGGGCTGGGGGCAGAGCGAGGTGTTCGCCACGCTCGACCCGCTGCCCGACCAGTGGATGCAGTGGGATCACGACACGGAGACGAACCTGCTCGAGCCCACCCCCATCCCCTCCACCGAGCCCGGCGCGACCGGCGAAGGAGCACTCTGA
- a CDS encoding UDP-N-acetylmuramate dehydrogenase, translating into MRDPVTDLADYTTLRVGGPARELLAPATRSELVEATLGVWASGEDWLLLGGGSNLLVADEGFDGTVIRTATRGVDIAIDADGRHARVRAEAGESWDGLVAATVEAGLAGIEALSGIPGTVGAAPVQNIGAYGQELGERLVGIDFLDYDTGEVLRLDASALGLGYRTSALKRGRAGVVLAIELDLDAGGFSTRIAYAQLAAALGVALGDRVPLADARRAVLALRASKGMVLDAADPDSVSAGSFFTNPIVTEHFARGLRVDAPRWPIGPEEAERVLAPGETVPPLGTGDYRVKLSAAWLIEQSGIARGFALPGSRAAISSKHTLAIVNRGGATAREIAQLAGFVQTRVLAEFGVILHPEPVFVGLTL; encoded by the coding sequence ATGCGTGATCCGGTGACCGATCTCGCCGACTACACGACCCTGCGGGTCGGCGGTCCCGCGCGCGAACTGCTCGCACCGGCCACCCGCAGCGAGCTCGTCGAGGCGACGCTCGGGGTCTGGGCGTCAGGCGAGGACTGGCTGCTGCTCGGCGGCGGCTCGAATCTCCTGGTCGCCGACGAGGGCTTCGACGGCACCGTCATCCGCACGGCCACCCGCGGCGTCGACATCGCGATCGACGCCGACGGGCGCCACGCGCGGGTGCGCGCGGAGGCGGGGGAGAGCTGGGACGGCCTCGTCGCCGCCACCGTGGAGGCCGGGCTCGCCGGCATCGAGGCGCTGAGCGGCATCCCCGGAACGGTGGGGGCGGCACCCGTGCAGAACATCGGCGCCTACGGGCAGGAGCTCGGCGAGCGCCTCGTCGGCATCGACTTCCTCGACTACGACACGGGCGAGGTGCTGCGCCTCGACGCCTCGGCGCTCGGGCTCGGCTACCGCACGAGCGCGCTCAAGCGCGGGCGGGCCGGTGTGGTGCTCGCGATCGAGCTCGACCTGGATGCGGGCGGCTTCTCCACACGGATCGCCTACGCGCAGCTCGCCGCGGCGCTGGGGGTGGCGCTCGGCGACCGGGTCCCCCTCGCGGATGCCCGCCGCGCGGTGCTCGCGCTGCGCGCCTCGAAGGGGATGGTGCTGGACGCCGCGGATCCCGACTCGGTGAGCGCGGGATCCTTCTTCACCAACCCGATCGTCACCGAGCACTTCGCGCGCGGGCTGCGGGTGGATGCGCCGCGCTGGCCGATCGGCCCGGAGGAGGCGGAGCGGGTGCTCGCACCGGGCGAGACAGTGCCGCCGCTCGGCACGGGCGACTACCGCGTGAAGCTCTCCGCGGCGTGGCTCATCGAGCAGTCGGGGATCGCCCGCGGTTTCGCACTGCCCGGCTCGCGTGCGGCGATCTCCTCGAAGCACACCCTCGCCATCGTGAACCGCGGCGGCGCGACCGCGCGCGAGATCGCCCAGCTGGCGGGCTTCGTGCAGACGCGCGTGCTCGCCGAGTTCGGCGTCATCCTGCATCCGGAGCCCGTCTTCGTGGGCCTCACCCTCTGA
- a CDS encoding MaoC/PaaZ C-terminal domain-containing protein: MSAPLASSLALGEVVAEAEFALSRDTLVRYAGASGDFNPIHYRDDVAASVGLPGVIAHGMLTMGLAVQPVVDWLGGDAGRVLDYQVRFTRPVIVDPVDGAAVTVVAKVGRIDEAGARIDLTVTFAGETVLGKAQVVVRLDA; this comes from the coding sequence ATGAGCGCGCCGCTCGCCTCCTCCCTCGCCCTCGGCGAGGTCGTCGCCGAGGCGGAGTTCGCACTGAGCCGCGACACCCTCGTGCGGTACGCGGGCGCATCCGGTGATTTCAACCCCATCCACTACCGCGACGACGTGGCCGCCTCCGTGGGGCTGCCCGGGGTGATCGCCCACGGGATGCTCACCATGGGTCTCGCGGTGCAGCCGGTGGTCGACTGGCTGGGCGGCGACGCCGGGCGCGTGCTCGACTACCAGGTGCGGTTCACGCGCCCGGTGATCGTGGATCCGGTGGACGGCGCGGCCGTCACCGTGGTCGCCAAGGTCGGGCGCATCGACGAGGCCGGCGCGCGCATCGACCTCACCGTGACCTTCGCGGGCGAGACCGTGCTCGGCAAGGCCCAGGTGGTCGTGCGACTGGATGCGTGA
- a CDS encoding FAS1-like dehydratase domain-containing protein, producing MSVNPELQGRSYAATAPYLVGREKVREFARAVLATSPLHHDVAAAQDAGYPDLVAPPTFGVVVQEHALARLLGDPDAGIDFARVVHGDQRFAFSRPIVAGDELSATLTVTSVKTLGGHTMITADTLVEDAVGAHVVTATSSLVVRGEE from the coding sequence GTGAGCGTCAACCCCGAACTGCAGGGCCGGAGCTACGCGGCGACCGCCCCCTACCTCGTCGGCCGCGAGAAGGTGCGCGAGTTCGCGCGGGCCGTCCTCGCGACCAGCCCGCTGCACCACGACGTCGCGGCCGCCCAGGATGCCGGCTATCCCGACCTGGTCGCACCGCCCACCTTCGGAGTCGTCGTGCAGGAGCACGCCCTGGCCCGGCTGCTGGGCGACCCGGACGCCGGCATCGACTTCGCGCGCGTCGTGCACGGCGACCAGAGGTTCGCCTTCAGCCGGCCCATCGTCGCCGGCGACGAGCTGAGCGCCACCCTCACCGTCACGAGCGTGAAAACCCTGGGAGGGCACACCATGATCACCGCCGACACCCTCGTCGAGGATGCCGTGGGCGCGCATGTGGTCACCGCCACCTCGAGCCTCGTCGTGCGAGGCGAGGAATGA
- a CDS encoding response regulator transcription factor codes for MNATARPIRVVLADRDPLVRLGLRTLLESEGEFDVVGEASDPAAALALAREREPELVVATPRLLELLGDRARPAADEAPHGARAGAERDPRLEELTDREFEIFRLIAHGCSNPELSARLYLAESTIKTHVGRILMKLGARDRVELVMRGYDTGVVGVGGPWHSDDADATRRTTTSRGMTKVEFPLYSENPPREIPRSTTKA; via the coding sequence GTGAACGCCACCGCCCGGCCGATCCGGGTCGTGCTCGCCGACCGCGACCCCCTCGTGCGGCTCGGCCTGCGCACGCTCCTTGAGAGCGAAGGGGAGTTCGACGTCGTGGGCGAGGCCTCCGACCCCGCCGCGGCGCTGGCGTTGGCGAGGGAGCGCGAGCCCGAGCTGGTCGTCGCGACGCCCCGGCTTCTCGAACTGCTCGGCGACCGCGCGCGTCCGGCAGCGGATGAGGCACCCCACGGGGCGCGCGCCGGGGCGGAGCGCGATCCCCGCCTCGAGGAGCTCACCGACCGCGAGTTCGAGATCTTCCGGCTCATCGCGCACGGCTGCAGCAACCCCGAGCTGTCGGCGCGGCTGTACCTCGCGGAGTCGACGATCAAGACCCACGTGGGTCGCATCCTCATGAAGCTCGGTGCCCGGGATCGGGTCGAGCTGGTGATGCGCGGCTACGACACCGGGGTCGTCGGTGTCGGTGGTCCGTGGCATTCTGACGATGCGGATGCGACACGCCGAACCACAACATCTAGGGGAATGACAAAGGTGGAATTCCCGTTATATAGTGAGAACCCACCGCGGGAGATCCCACGGTCCACCACGAAAGCTTGA
- a CDS encoding FMN-dependent NADH-azoreductase, with product MTRLLHLSASPRGEASESLALARRYLDTVRAARPDVVIDEWDLWDGSLPSFGPDGAGAKMRIFAGEDPVGPQEVAWHRARLAFERFAAADHYLFSVPMWNASVPYILKQFIDVVSQPGMVFGFHPVDGYSGLLRGRSASAIYTGAVYGEDRGPAFGSDFQQPYLEDWLRWTGIDDIRAVAFRPNLATADADAGRRAAQADAVAAAQELLRRIARAS from the coding sequence ATGACCCGTCTTCTCCACCTCTCCGCCTCCCCGCGCGGCGAAGCATCCGAATCCCTCGCCCTCGCCCGGCGCTACCTCGACACCGTCCGCGCCGCCCGCCCCGACGTCGTCATCGACGAATGGGACCTCTGGGACGGCAGCCTGCCGTCCTTCGGCCCCGACGGCGCGGGCGCCAAGATGCGCATCTTCGCGGGGGAGGACCCCGTCGGCCCGCAGGAGGTGGCGTGGCACCGCGCGCGGCTCGCCTTCGAGCGCTTCGCCGCCGCCGACCACTACCTGTTCAGCGTGCCGATGTGGAACGCCTCGGTGCCGTACATCCTCAAGCAGTTCATCGACGTGGTCAGCCAACCCGGCATGGTGTTCGGCTTCCACCCCGTCGACGGCTACTCCGGCCTGCTGCGCGGCCGCAGCGCCAGCGCGATCTACACGGGCGCCGTCTACGGGGAGGATCGCGGGCCGGCGTTCGGCAGCGACTTCCAGCAGCCCTACCTCGAGGACTGGCTGCGCTGGACGGGCATCGACGACATCCGCGCCGTGGCGTTCCGCCCCAACCTGGCGACCGCGGATGCCGATGCCGGTCGTCGGGCAGCCCAGGCGGACGCGGTGGCCGCCGCCCAGGAGCTGCTGCGCCGCATCGCCCGGGCCTCGTAG
- a CDS encoding MarR family winged helix-turn-helix transcriptional regulator, translating into MHSDAERIWDSLLRFEALVLPRLDRTVQRATGLPLTWYDVLLELWLADGRLTMGELGERVVLSRTRVSRLVDELSRAGLVVREANPDDGRSSFAALTPEGLRRFQAARKVYLPAIDDEVGRLPDAELAVVAEGLERLLAAARAADDER; encoded by the coding sequence GTGCACAGCGACGCGGAACGCATCTGGGACTCCCTCCTGCGATTCGAGGCGCTCGTGCTGCCGCGCCTCGACCGCACGGTGCAGCGCGCCACCGGCCTGCCGCTCACCTGGTACGACGTCCTGCTCGAGCTCTGGCTCGCCGACGGCCGCCTCACGATGGGCGAGCTCGGCGAGCGGGTCGTGCTGAGCCGCACCCGGGTGAGCCGACTCGTCGACGAGCTGAGCCGGGCCGGCCTCGTGGTCCGGGAGGCGAACCCGGATGACGGTCGCTCCTCCTTCGCCGCCCTCACCCCCGAAGGCCTCCGCAGGTTCCAGGCCGCCCGGAAGGTGTACCTGCCGGCCATCGACGACGAGGTCGGGCGACTGCCCGATGCCGAACTCGCGGTGGTCGCCGAGGGTCTCGAGCGGCTGCTCGCGGCCGCCCGCGCGGCCGACGACGAGCGGTAG
- a CDS encoding GNAT family N-acetyltransferase: MTSFARPRSLALDDEVSAFHSGVPSLDDWLTLRAIKNEAAGTSRTFVSIERESGRIAGYYCLSSSSISRVDAGSPLGRNAPDPIPVILIGRLAVDERFTGQGVGASLLQDAVLKGIEASHLVGSRAFLVHALSEAAASFYARFGFAAVPHSQRVMYLLTHDAEATIAGITTRG, encoded by the coding sequence TTGACCTCGTTCGCCCGGCCGCGATCACTCGCGCTCGACGATGAGGTCTCCGCCTTCCACAGCGGCGTCCCGAGTCTGGACGACTGGTTGACGCTTCGCGCGATCAAGAACGAGGCGGCCGGAACCTCGCGGACCTTCGTGTCGATCGAGCGCGAAAGCGGGCGGATCGCCGGCTACTACTGCCTCAGCTCTTCGTCGATCTCGCGAGTCGATGCCGGGAGCCCCCTCGGACGGAACGCGCCCGACCCGATCCCGGTGATCCTCATCGGCCGACTCGCCGTCGACGAACGCTTCACCGGACAGGGGGTGGGGGCATCGCTGTTGCAGGACGCGGTTCTCAAGGGGATCGAGGCATCGCATCTCGTCGGCTCGCGCGCCTTCCTCGTCCACGCCCTGAGCGAGGCCGCCGCATCCTTCTACGCCCGTTTCGGGTTCGCGGCGGTCCCGCATTCGCAGCGGGTGATGTACCTGCTCACCCACGATGCCGAGGCGACGATCGCCGGAATCACCACGCGGGGGTGA
- a CDS encoding DUF1778 domain-containing protein yields the protein MASALKNDRLELRLTAQQKRTIEQAATISGQSVTEFSVPRLVEEATEVIRQERELHMSAEAWEAFNAVLDRPAAPVARLAELLRRPSVFTD from the coding sequence ATGGCCTCCGCACTCAAGAACGATCGCCTCGAGCTGCGGCTGACCGCCCAACAGAAGCGGACCATCGAACAGGCGGCGACGATCTCGGGTCAGTCGGTGACCGAGTTCTCGGTACCGCGGCTGGTGGAGGAGGCGACCGAGGTCATCAGGCAGGAACGCGAGCTGCACATGTCCGCGGAAGCCTGGGAGGCGTTCAACGCCGTCCTCGACCGTCCGGCGGCACCGGTCGCCCGATTGGCCGAGCTTCTGCGTCGGCCCTCGGTGTTCACGGATTGA
- a CDS encoding IS481 family transposase, with translation MRELSVSEQRYQAVLAVIKDGATVTEVAARFGVSRKTVHQWLARYEADGLEGLADRSHRPRSSPLQMPAVVEVALVDLRRRHPSWGPRRLVYELERSGLEPVPSESGAYRALLRFGLIDPAARRPRDRKWKRWERGRAMELWQMDVVGGFLLDDGRKAKALTGIDDHSRFCVSAFLMLRESASSVAEGLRLALERYGLPGQVLTDNGKVFTGRFNQPPVEMLFDRILREQGVEHLLTQPRSPTTTGKVERFHRALRTEFRTDRVFASLAAAQAELDAWVVDYNTRRPHQAIGMVPPAERFLAASTAPAVPIRPTSDTARPMAARGDGDWVARRANAVGVITVNWQQIVLGKAAAGRDLDVWVTDEVIQVYDGDQLLRTQLRQGSGDVRKKRASIPGGRSTVKTSGTHHPE, from the coding sequence ATGCGGGAGTTGAGCGTGTCAGAGCAGCGGTATCAGGCCGTGCTTGCCGTTATCAAGGACGGGGCGACGGTGACGGAGGTCGCGGCCCGGTTCGGGGTGTCGCGGAAGACGGTCCATCAGTGGTTGGCCCGGTATGAGGCGGACGGCCTCGAGGGTCTCGCCGATCGGTCGCATCGGCCGCGCTCCTCGCCGTTGCAGATGCCCGCGGTCGTCGAGGTCGCGCTCGTCGACCTGCGGCGCAGGCATCCGTCATGGGGGCCGCGGCGGCTGGTCTATGAGCTGGAGCGGTCCGGGCTCGAGCCGGTGCCGTCGGAGTCGGGGGCGTATCGGGCGCTGCTGCGCTTCGGGCTGATCGATCCGGCGGCAAGGCGACCGCGGGATCGGAAGTGGAAGCGGTGGGAGCGGGGTCGGGCGATGGAGTTGTGGCAGATGGACGTCGTCGGCGGGTTCCTGCTCGACGACGGGCGGAAGGCGAAGGCGCTGACCGGGATCGATGACCACTCCCGGTTCTGTGTGAGCGCGTTCCTGATGCTGCGGGAGAGCGCGAGCAGTGTCGCCGAGGGCCTCCGGCTCGCGCTGGAGCGGTATGGGCTGCCGGGCCAGGTGCTCACCGATAACGGGAAGGTGTTCACGGGTCGGTTCAACCAGCCGCCCGTGGAGATGCTGTTCGACCGGATCCTGCGTGAGCAGGGTGTGGAGCATCTGCTGACCCAGCCGAGATCGCCGACGACCACGGGCAAGGTCGAGCGGTTCCATCGGGCGCTGCGCACCGAGTTCCGCACCGACCGGGTGTTCGCGTCGTTGGCGGCCGCGCAGGCCGAGCTCGACGCCTGGGTCGTCGACTACAACACCCGCAGGCCGCATCAGGCAATCGGCATGGTCCCGCCCGCCGAGCGGTTCCTTGCCGCCTCGACGGCGCCCGCGGTGCCGATCCGGCCCACATCGGACACGGCCCGACCGATGGCTGCGCGGGGCGACGGGGACTGGGTCGCGAGGCGCGCGAACGCGGTCGGGGTGATCACGGTGAACTGGCAGCAGATCGTCCTCGGCAAGGCCGCCGCGGGACGGGACCTCGACGTGTGGGTCACCGACGAGGTGATCCAGGTCTATGACGGCGACCAGCTGCTGCGCACCCAGCTACGGCAAGGTTCCGGCGACGTCCGCAAGAAGCGTGCCTCCATCCCCGGAGGCCGATCTACAGTGAAGACGAGTGGCACCCATCACCCGGAGTAG
- a CDS encoding glycoside hydrolase family 13 protein: MSLPDALAGHAAPPLAGLPHHDGSPLYVSTQHPGLGQAVGVRVRVPRRFGALRQARVRSNPDREPRYAEARIVHETPDAVWWQAELVVENPVHGYRFLLEDAAGGTWWLTSKGLSHIETRDVDDFRLVTHPAPPAWGESMVMYQVFPDRFARSAAADERTPPEWALPAAWGDEVIHQGPGTGEQFFGGDLAGVEEHLDHLDSLGVNLLYLTPVFPGRSNHRYDALSFDHVDPQLGGDEALVSLVAAAHARGIRVIGDLTTNHSGDAHEWFRAAYGNPEAAESAFYLWLDDGQTDYVSWLGFRSLPKFNWGSAELRARFIEGPDSVVARYLQPPFSLDGWRIDVANMTGRHREEDLNEEVRRTVRRTMVEVNPDTLLVGESTNDAAIDFTGDAWHGAMTYANFTRPLWNWLSVPGSPAGGGLGMTLGRTVDYTGRDFYAAHREFAAAFPWRIRLHTMNALDTHDTPRFLTSARPGVLPAAVGLAMTLPGIPVVWAGDEFGLTAADGEQARTPMPWGSVERSADTIGLYRRLIALKREHPALNGGGIRWLLATDDAVAFVRETAEECVLVLAARAAADVDLAGELPDDAELLEGAVSWSAGLVHVPGPAFHAWRLPGVELPSWEGLPASFGPSAG; this comes from the coding sequence ATGTCGCTTCCCGACGCCCTCGCGGGTCACGCTGCGCCGCCCCTCGCGGGGCTGCCGCACCACGACGGATCGCCGCTGTACGTCTCGACGCAGCATCCCGGACTCGGCCAGGCGGTGGGGGTGCGCGTGCGGGTGCCGCGGCGTTTCGGCGCGCTGCGCCAGGCGCGGGTGCGCTCCAACCCCGACCGCGAGCCGCGCTACGCCGAGGCGCGCATCGTGCACGAGACCCCGGATGCCGTGTGGTGGCAGGCGGAGCTCGTGGTCGAGAACCCCGTCCACGGCTACCGCTTCCTGCTGGAGGACGCGGCAGGCGGCACCTGGTGGCTCACCTCGAAGGGGCTCTCGCACATCGAGACGCGCGACGTGGACGACTTCCGGCTCGTGACGCATCCGGCCCCGCCCGCGTGGGGCGAATCCATGGTGATGTACCAGGTGTTCCCCGACCGTTTCGCGCGCTCGGCCGCCGCCGACGAGCGCACCCCGCCGGAGTGGGCCCTGCCGGCGGCCTGGGGCGACGAGGTGATCCATCAGGGGCCGGGCACCGGCGAGCAGTTCTTCGGCGGCGACCTGGCGGGCGTCGAGGAGCATCTCGACCATCTCGACTCGCTCGGGGTGAACCTGCTCTACCTCACCCCGGTGTTCCCCGGGCGATCCAACCACCGCTACGACGCGCTCTCCTTCGACCACGTCGACCCGCAGCTCGGCGGCGACGAGGCGCTCGTGTCGCTCGTGGCGGCGGCGCACGCCCGCGGCATCCGCGTGATCGGCGACCTCACCACCAACCATTCGGGCGACGCCCACGAGTGGTTCCGGGCGGCGTACGGCAACCCGGAGGCGGCCGAGAGCGCCTTCTACCTGTGGCTCGACGACGGCCAGACCGACTACGTGTCGTGGCTGGGATTCCGCAGCCTGCCGAAGTTCAACTGGGGCTCGGCCGAGCTGCGCGCGCGCTTCATCGAGGGCCCGGATTCCGTGGTCGCCCGGTACCTGCAGCCCCCGTTCTCGCTCGACGGCTGGCGCATCGACGTGGCCAACATGACGGGCCGGCACCGCGAGGAGGACCTCAACGAGGAGGTGCGCCGCACGGTGCGCCGCACCATGGTGGAGGTGAACCCCGACACCCTGCTCGTCGGCGAGTCGACCAACGACGCCGCGATCGACTTCACCGGCGACGCCTGGCACGGCGCCATGACCTACGCCAACTTCACCCGGCCGCTGTGGAACTGGCTCTCGGTGCCCGGCAGCCCGGCGGGCGGCGGCCTCGGCATGACGCTCGGCCGAACGGTCGACTACACGGGCCGCGACTTCTACGCCGCCCACCGCGAGTTCGCGGCGGCGTTCCCGTGGCGCATCCGCCTGCACACCATGAACGCGCTCGACACGCACGACACCCCGCGTTTCCTCACCTCGGCGCGCCCGGGTGTGCTGCCGGCGGCCGTCGGGCTCGCGATGACGCTCCCGGGCATCCCCGTGGTGTGGGCGGGTGACGAGTTCGGCCTGACCGCGGCCGACGGCGAGCAGGCTCGCACCCCGATGCCGTGGGGTAGCGTGGAGCGGTCGGCGGACACGATCGGGCTGTACCGCCGGCTCATCGCCCTCAAGCGAGAGCATCCCGCTCTCAACGGGGGCGGGATCCGGTGGCTGCTCGCCACAGACGATGCCGTCGCGTTCGTCCGGGAGACGGCCGAGGAGTGCGTCCTCGTGCTCGCCGCCCGCGCGGCCGCCGACGTCGACCTCGCGGGTGAGCTGCCGGATGACGCCGAGCTCCTCGAGGGCGCGGTGTCGTGGAGCGCGGGGCTCGTGCATGTGCCCGGTCCCGCGTTCCACGCCTGGCGTCTGCCGGGGGTCGAGCTGCCCTCCTGGGAGGGCCTCCCCGCGTCCTTCGGACCCTCGGCCGGATGA